The sequence below is a genomic window from Ipomoea triloba cultivar NCNSP0323 chromosome 10, ASM357664v1.
AGAaaactcaaattaagaaaaaaaaatccataataaaatttcaaaactcaaaatttagggcaaacaaattattgaaattaagaCTTATAGTCCAGGGGTGAGAAGTTGAGAACAACGATTTACGAACCTGAGGCAAGGCGGTGACTGGACGGTGGTGACTGGTGAAGACGGAGGGGGCTCATGACCGGCGACTGAGACGGGTTGAGGGTGAAGACGGGGACCGAGAAGCTGGTGGCAGTGGTGGGCGGTGGCGTTGTAGAGCGGCAGAGGCACAAGCGCAGAGATCAGTCGCGGGGCAGAGATCTGTATTGGCAAGGGAGGAGGTGCGGCGGTGAGGCTATGCGAcggagagaagaagaagaaagaaggtgAGGCTATGCGGCGGTGATGTTTGGCTTTGgtcattatttatatttatatttataaaaaaagcTACGACTTCGGTTATTAACAATAACCGAAGTTgtagattaataataataattttgttttaatatattcaactataataatttcattttttattttttttctgtgtaagacatacgatgtcggttatttaattaaccgatgccatatgttatttttat
It includes:
- the LOC116033239 gene encoding uncharacterized protein LOC116033239 is translated as MTKAKHHRRIASPSFFFFSPSHSLTAAPPPLPIQISAPRLISALVPLPLYNATAHHCHQLLGPRLHPQPVSVAGHEPPPSSPVTTVQSPPCLRRSPISVAAAIIYMITQLFRFKETIESSLLPILYHL